The genomic window CGGCCTCCGATGGCCCAGCCTGCCGACCGAACCGGGCTCGTCATCGATCGGCCCGGAGGCCGTCCCGCCACCGTCCGTGTCGGTGTCCACGTCATCGTCGGCGACTCCTGAGCCCTCCGGGAGCCGCCTGGAGTCGCCCGGTGGGTCGGTGCTGGTCCGGTGTGTGTCGGCCGGTGCGGAGTTGCTGGCGTGGGATCCGGCGCCCGGCTTCACCGCGGAGCGCGTCGATCCCGGCCCCGGCCTGACCGCGGTGGCGGTGTTCGCCGGCGACCTGTCGCGGTACCGGATGACCGTGACCTGCGTGGCCGGTAGCCCGTCGGCGGTGGTCCTGCCGCTGTGAGCGCGATCCGCACGCTACGTCCGCTCGCTGCCCGAACGCTCCCGATGTCCGACTAAACTGCGGCGGCACGCTGCGAAGGGACATCTATGACGGCGACCGCACCCACCGACCAGAGCATGATCGCCCGACTCCGTGGCGCTCTCCGTCGTACCCCGCCGTCGCAGCCGGTCGCCGTCGCGGCCCCGCCGTCGCTGGTCAACCTGGTGCCGGACCCCGGTTTCCGGGGTGATCCGGATGGGTTCGCGGTGCCCGAGCGAGTCGCCGCGGAGCGTGCCGAGGTGCCCGGCCGGCCCGGGGTGCACGGTCTGCGGGTGAGCGCCCTGCGCGGCAACGACACGTCGATCGCGCCGGGTGGGATCGCGCTGCGGCCCGGCACCTACACGGCCGGAGTCTCGCTCTTCCTGGACGAACCGTTGCACAGCCCGCCACGGCTGACGGCGGAGTGGACGATCGGTGACGGCGAGGCCGCCGAGCCGGTGCGGTCGGTGCCGGCCCGCAACGAGTTCGGGCATCACCGGATCACCGTGACCTTCACCGTTCCGGCCGGGGTGCAGGACGCCGGGGTCTGGCTGACCGCCGGGAGCGGCGCGGTGACCTGGTACGACTACGCGATCACCGAGACCGCCGGGCCGGTCGCCCATTTCACCGGCGCGACCCCGGGTGACGCCGTCTACCGCTACGAGTGGACCGGCGAGCCGGACGCGTCCCCGTCACGCCGGACCTTGTTGCCCGGTGCCGTCCCGGTCACCCTGACCGCGGAGGAAGCCGATTTCCTGCGGGAGCAGCCGGACGGCGACCCGATGGCGGCGGCCCGGATCGCATTGGCCGAGGGCGACCGGGAAGCCGCGGTGATCCAGCTCCGGCGGGTGGTCAAAGCCGGTGACCCGGACGGCACGGCCGCCTGGGAGCTGGGCCGGATCGCGGTGTCCGAGCAGCGCTGGGCGGCGGCCGAGCAGTTGCTGCGCGGCGCGGTGGCCAAACGGCCGGAGGCCTTCGAGCGGGGGTACGCGCTGGCCCACGCCTACGACAAGCTCAAGCGCCGGGACGACAGCCGCCGGACCGCGGCGGCCGCCCTGGCACACGACACCAAGTTGCCGTTCGACGGCCCGGCCCTGCTGGACTCCGACGTCACCGCCTTCGGGGCCCGCCGGGAGCTCGGTGTCTTCCTCTCCGAGCACCTCGTCCAGATCCGGGTACAGGCCGAGCAGCGGCTGGCCCGGCCGGTGCGCAGCACGTTCGACCAGCCGATCTTCGTCTACTGGGCGCAGGGTTTCGCGACCGCGCCGCCGGTGGTGCGAGCCTGTCTCGCGGCGCTCCGGGCGACGAACCCGTCGGTGCACGAGCTGAGCCGGGACACCATCGGCGCCTACGTCGACGTGCCGCCGGACCTGGCCGCGGCGGTCGGCGACGATCATGCGCACTTCTCCGACCTGCTGCGGATGCTGCTGCTGGAGAAGTTCGGCGGGATCTGGGTGGACGCCACCGGTTTCGTCTCCGAGCCGCTGCGGCCGCACGTCGACCGGGCCCTGGCGAAGAGCAGTGTGTTCGCGTTCAACTACACCGGGCCGTACCTGTCGAACTGGTTCCTGGCGAGCCGCCCCGACAGCTACGTCATGCATCTGTGGCGGGCCGCGTCGTTCCTGTGGTGGGAGAAACGGGCCGAGTCCCTCGATCCGCTGCTGCATCACCATGTCTTCGAGATGCTGCACCGGCTCGACGACCGGTTCCGTGCCGAGTGGGACGCCGGGCTCCGGCTCAACGCGACCCCGCCGCACACGTTGCAGACGATCATGCTGCGGCCGTACGAGCCGGAGATGTTCCAGACGATCGTGGAGGGGGCGTTCGTGCACCGGCTGCGCCACCAGTTCCGGCCGGAGGAGATGGGCAGCGAGTCGTACCTGGCCCGGATCATCCGTGGCGATCATCAGGATGCGCTTCGCGAAATCAAAGAGAACTGCTAGCCGGAATTCCTAATGTTCGGCACATGATCCGTAACGCCGTCATGCCCGTGGAAACCGCCGGAACGCAGATATTCGTCGATTCCACCGGGCGCCGTAAACGTCTCCTCGCCGTCGCCGGCTTCCTGGTCGCCCTGGTCGCGGCCCTCTACATCGCCATGGTCGGTGCCAGTGTGGTGCGGGTTTCGGACGCTGCCCTGAACATTCGGGCGAGCGCCCTTCCGGCGACGTCGGTGAATGCGTCGAGTGCTGCCGTGAATTCGTAGTCCGCTCACGGCAGGTGTGGCAGGACCTCCGCGGCCAGCAGATCCAGGTGGTCCAGGTCACCGAGGTCGCGCAGGCGCACGTAGACGCGGGTGGCGCCGATCTCGGCGTACTTCGCGATCTGATCGACGACCTGCTCGGGGGTGCCGGTGATGGTGCCCTCCGGCGGCAGCGCGGACGACTCGTCCATCGCCTCCTGCCGGCGCTTCGCCTCGGCGCCGGTGCGGCCGCACGCCACCGCCAGCCCGACCGACAGCACCAGCGGCGGTTTGGTCCGGCCGTACTGCTCGCAGGCCTCGGCGACCCGGGCGTACTGGGCGGCACTCTGCCCGACCGGGGTGAACGGCAGGTTGAACTCGTCGGCGAAACGGGCCGCCAGCTGCGGTGTCCGCTTCTTTCCCCGGCCGCCGACGATCACCGGCGGGCCCGGCTGTTGTACCGGCTTGGGCAGGGCCGGAGCGTCGATGAGCTGATAGTGCCGGCCGCTGTAGGAGAACCGGGACGGCGCCGACCACAGCCCGGTGATCACCGCGAGTTGCTCCTCCAGCAGGTCGAAGCGCTGTTTCGGAGTGTGGAAGGGGATGCCGTACGCCTCGTGCTCCTTGCCGAACCAGCCGGCGCCGAGCCCGAAGTCGATCCGGCCGCCGCTCATCTGGTCGACCTGGGCGACGCTGATCGCGGTGACCGCCGGGTGCCGGAAGGTCGCGCAGGTGAGCAGGGTCCCGAGCCGGATGGTGCTGGTCTCTCGGGCCATCGCGCCCAGGGTGACCCACGAGTCGGTCGGCCCCGGGTACCCGTCCGAGTCGTGCATCGGCAGGTAGTGGTCGGCCCGGAAGAAGCCCTCGAATCCGGCCGCCTCGGCGTGCTGTGCCGCTCGTAGCAGCTCGTCGTAGGTGGCGCCCCGGTGTGGCTCGGTGAAGATGCTGACGCGCATGGCCGGAGAGATTACCCAACTCCTGTCCAATTTGGAGGCTCTCTCGTACTCTGTGCCCGCAAAGCCCGGATCATAGAGAGAGGCGTGGATCTGATGAGAACGTTCCGCGGAGTCGCGGCGGTACTGGCTGCCATGTCTGTGGTGGCGGTGGCCGGGTGCAGCGGCACCTCCTCGGAGGAGCCTGAGGCGGGGAAGACGAAGGTGAAGTACCTCACCGCCTTCAATGCCTTTGGGCGTGAGGCGTACGCCTTCGTGGCCGACGAGAAGGGCTACTTCGCCGAGCAGGGCCTGGACGTGGAGATCGCGATCGGCTCCGGGTCGGGGGAGAACATGGCCG from Actinoplanes derwentensis includes these protein-coding regions:
- a CDS encoding capsular polysaccharide synthesis protein, with the translated sequence MTATAPTDQSMIARLRGALRRTPPSQPVAVAAPPSLVNLVPDPGFRGDPDGFAVPERVAAERAEVPGRPGVHGLRVSALRGNDTSIAPGGIALRPGTYTAGVSLFLDEPLHSPPRLTAEWTIGDGEAAEPVRSVPARNEFGHHRITVTFTVPAGVQDAGVWLTAGSGAVTWYDYAITETAGPVAHFTGATPGDAVYRYEWTGEPDASPSRRTLLPGAVPVTLTAEEADFLREQPDGDPMAAARIALAEGDREAAVIQLRRVVKAGDPDGTAAWELGRIAVSEQRWAAAEQLLRGAVAKRPEAFERGYALAHAYDKLKRRDDSRRTAAAALAHDTKLPFDGPALLDSDVTAFGARRELGVFLSEHLVQIRVQAEQRLARPVRSTFDQPIFVYWAQGFATAPPVVRACLAALRATNPSVHELSRDTIGAYVDVPPDLAAAVGDDHAHFSDLLRMLLLEKFGGIWVDATGFVSEPLRPHVDRALAKSSVFAFNYTGPYLSNWFLASRPDSYVMHLWRAASFLWWEKRAESLDPLLHHHVFEMLHRLDDRFRAEWDAGLRLNATPPHTLQTIMLRPYEPEMFQTIVEGAFVHRLRHQFRPEEMGSESYLARIIRGDHQDALREIKENC
- a CDS encoding LLM class F420-dependent oxidoreductase, whose product is MRVSIFTEPHRGATYDELLRAAQHAEAAGFEGFFRADHYLPMHDSDGYPGPTDSWVTLGAMARETSTIRLGTLLTCATFRHPAVTAISVAQVDQMSGGRIDFGLGAGWFGKEHEAYGIPFHTPKQRFDLLEEQLAVITGLWSAPSRFSYSGRHYQLIDAPALPKPVQQPGPPVIVGGRGKKRTPQLAARFADEFNLPFTPVGQSAAQYARVAEACEQYGRTKPPLVLSVGLAVACGRTGAEAKRRQEAMDESSALPPEGTITGTPEQVVDQIAKYAEIGATRVYVRLRDLGDLDHLDLLAAEVLPHLP